The genomic region CGCAGCGACCCAAACATCACTTCCGAATTGGATGGAATAATTCCTCGGAAATATGGGGACACCATACTAGTTTTTTAAGGGAAAAGGGTGACAGATTGTTTTCCTTTCCCGCCTCAATTTAAAAAAAGTGAAGCGGTGAGTTATCTTCTCTATTCGGCAAGCAATGTAAATATTTGAGGCAATTCGGGAGCATGCTCAGCCTGTAAATTCTCTTGACATATAGTGTCGTATGTGGCACTATGCAAAGCCATGAGCACACACGAGAAAATCCACGCCCGAATGCGCAATAATCCGCGTGACTGGCGGATTGCGGATCTGAAGTCGGTTGCCGGCCGCTTTGGTATTGATTGGCGCAGTGAAGGCGGAAGCCATTTTGTGTTCTCGTTTCCCGGTGTGGAGGATGACGTGAGCGTCCCGGCGCATCGGCCCATCAAGCCGGTGTATGTGCGTCATTTTGTGGCGCTGGTTGATAAGGTAAAGGAGTTGCAGTCATGAGCGAAATCATTGTTCCGCACGTCGAACCGCAGTATCCGTTCGATGCGTATGCCCACGTGGTTGAGCCGCTGACGGAAGAAGACGGCAGCGGCTACTTGATCACTTTTCCCGATCTTCCCGGCTGTATGTCCGACGGCGAAACCGAGGTGGAAGCCCTTGCCAATGCGCGTGATGCATTTTCCGCCTGGATCTCGGCTCGTGTGC from Deltaproteobacteria bacterium harbors:
- a CDS encoding type II toxin-antitoxin system HicB family antitoxin, whose translation is MSEIIVPHVEPQYPFDAYAHVVEPLTEEDGSGYLITFPDLPGCMSDGETEVEALANARDAFSAWISARVHMGKPIPKPTRHGETAEPVRLMQRLPRSLHYSLVVQAKADGTSLNTLVTMLLAEGIGRREIRDN
- a CDS encoding type II toxin-antitoxin system HicA family toxin gives rise to the protein MSTHEKIHARMRNNPRDWRIADLKSVAGRFGIDWRSEGGSHFVFSFPGVEDDVSVPAHRPIKPVYVRHFVALVDKVKELQS